A genomic region of Balaenoptera acutorostrata chromosome 4, mBalAcu1.1, whole genome shotgun sequence contains the following coding sequences:
- the MAGEF1 gene encoding LOW QUALITY PROTEIN: melanoma-associated antigen F1 (The sequence of the model RefSeq protein was modified relative to this genomic sequence to represent the inferred CDS: inserted 2 bases in 1 codon) codes for MLQKPESGGLPILQAEEEMDGGHDSETQALTASQEVAPSPLLRESPEEDLGAVREEGAAEPSITLKGARALAAKTLARRRACLRLDQTVTELVQFLLVKDRKKSPITLSEMVKYIIRDLKDLFPEIIARPAEHLRYVFGFKLKQLDRKHHTYILISKLKPXEEEEEDLGGDGPRLSLLMMILGFFYMKGNSAREAQVREMLRRLEVRPSKYHLLFGYPRRLIMEDFVQLRYLNYRRVSHTNPPACEFSWGPRSDLETSKMKVLGFVARLHKKEPQHWPVQYREALADEADRGNVGARARANANAGASIHPW; via the exons ATGTTGCAGAAACCAGAGAGCGGGGGTCTCCCTATCCTTCAGGCGGAGGAGGAGATGGATGGTGGCCACGACAGTGAGACCCAGGCCCTGACCGCCTCGCAGGAGGTGGCCCCGAGCCCCCTCCTGCGAGAGAGCCCCGAGGAGGACCTTGGCGCTgtaagggaggagggggctgcgGAGCCCTCCATCACCCTGAAAGGTGCGAGGGCTTTGGCAGCCAAAACCTTGGCCCGGCGCAGGGCCTGCCTCCGTCTGGATCAGACGGTGACCGAGTTGGTGCAGTTTCTGCTGGTGAAGGACAGGAAGAAGAGTCCCATCACCCTCTCCGAGATGGTGAAATACATTATCAGAGACTTAAAGGATCTGTTCCCTGAGATCATCGCAAGGCCCGCAGAGCATCTGCGGTATGTCTTTGGTTTCAAGCTGAAACAGCTTGACCGCAAGCACCACACTTACATCCTGATCAGCAAACTAAAAcc tgaggaggaggaggaggatctgGGAGGAGATGGCCCCAGACTGAGTCTTTTAATGATGATCTTGGGCTTTTTCTACATGAAAGGTAATAGCGCCAGGGAGGCACAGGTCCGGGAGATGCTGCGTCGGTTGGAGGTGCGTCCCTCAAAGTATCACCTCCTCTTTGGGTACCCGAGGAGGCTTATTATGGAAGATTTCGTGCAGCTGAGATACCTCAATTACCGGCGTGTTTCTCACACCAATCCACCGGCATGTGAATTCTCTTGGGGTCCCCGAAGCGACCTGGAAACCAGCAAGATGAAAGTCCTGGGGTTCGTGGCCAGGCTCCATAAGAAAGAACCCCAACACTGGCCAGTGCAGTACCGTGAGGCCCTGGCAGACGAGGCTGACAGGGGCAATGTGGGGGCTAGGGCCAGGGCTAATGCTAATGCTGGGGCCAGCATCCACCCCTGGTGA